A DNA window from Streptomyces canus contains the following coding sequences:
- the paaD gene encoding 1,2-phenylacetyl-CoA epoxidase subunit PaaD produces MVTLTPLETELFALAGSVLDPELPVLTLHELGVLRAVHVRNADSVEVELTPTYTGCPAIEAMSQDIERVLQEHGVREVTVRTVLAPAWSTDDITAEGRRKLREFGIAPPRVTAAAGPVAVQLGPTRTLDTATEAVLCPHCGSADTELLSRFSSTACKALRRCLDCREPFDHFKEL; encoded by the coding sequence ATGGTGACGCTCACCCCGCTGGAGACCGAGCTGTTCGCGCTCGCCGGTTCGGTACTCGACCCCGAACTGCCCGTGCTCACCCTGCACGAGCTGGGTGTGCTGCGCGCGGTGCATGTACGGAACGCGGACTCGGTCGAGGTAGAGCTGACCCCGACGTACACCGGCTGCCCGGCGATCGAGGCGATGTCCCAGGACATAGAGCGGGTGCTGCAGGAACACGGCGTGCGGGAGGTCACCGTCCGCACGGTGCTCGCGCCCGCCTGGTCGACCGACGACATCACGGCCGAAGGGCGCCGCAAGCTGCGGGAGTTCGGCATAGCGCCGCCCCGCGTTACGGCCGCGGCCGGGCCGGTCGCGGTGCAGCTCGGGCCGACGCGGACGCTCGACACGGCGACCGAGGCCGTCCTCTGTCCGCACTGCGGTTCCGCCGACACCGAACTGCTCAGCCGGTTCTCCTCCACCGCGTGCAAGGCGCTGCGGCGGTGCCTCGACTGCCGTGAACCGTTCGACCACTTCAAGGAGTTGTGA
- a CDS encoding 2Fe-2S iron-sulfur cluster-binding protein — translation MARFHPLPVAAVDRLTDDSVALTLTVPPELREEYRHAAGQHLALRRTAGGREIRRTYSICSPAADGEGPRELRVGVRLVEGGAFSTYALKEINVGDELEVMTPAGRFTLDPAPGLYAAIVGGSGITPVLSIVATLLAREPGARFCLIRSDRTSASTMFLEEVADLKDRHPERFQLVTVLSREEQQAGLPSGRLDRERLTALLPALLPVDRVAGWLLCGPFGLVQGAEKALRELGVARPRIHEEIFHVDAGAAPAQTVPAPAHSTVTARLDGRGGSWPVQDGESLLETVLRNRSDAPYACKGGVCGTCRAFLVSGEVRMDRNFALEPEETQAGYVLACQSHPVTEKVELDFDR, via the coding sequence ATGGCCCGCTTCCACCCGCTCCCGGTGGCCGCGGTCGACCGGCTCACCGACGACTCCGTGGCTCTGACCCTCACCGTGCCGCCCGAGCTGCGCGAGGAGTACCGGCACGCCGCCGGCCAGCATCTCGCCCTGCGCCGCACGGCCGGCGGCCGGGAGATACGCCGGACCTATTCGATCTGCTCCCCGGCAGCCGACGGCGAGGGACCTCGCGAACTGCGGGTCGGCGTGCGGCTGGTGGAGGGCGGGGCCTTCTCGACGTACGCGCTCAAGGAGATCAACGTCGGTGACGAGCTGGAGGTGATGACGCCGGCGGGCCGGTTCACCCTCGACCCGGCGCCCGGTCTGTACGCGGCGATCGTCGGCGGCAGTGGCATCACCCCGGTGCTGTCGATCGTGGCGACGCTGCTGGCGCGGGAGCCCGGGGCCCGGTTCTGCCTGATCCGCAGCGACCGCACCTCCGCGTCCACGATGTTCCTCGAGGAGGTCGCCGACCTGAAGGACCGCCACCCCGAGCGCTTCCAGCTGGTCACGGTGCTCTCCCGGGAGGAGCAGCAGGCGGGGCTGCCGTCCGGGCGGCTCGACCGGGAGCGGCTGACCGCCTTGCTGCCGGCGCTGCTGCCGGTGGACCGGGTGGCGGGGTGGTTGCTGTGCGGACCGTTCGGACTGGTGCAGGGCGCGGAGAAGGCGCTGCGGGAGCTCGGGGTTGCCCGTCCCCGTATCCACGAGGAGATCTTCCATGTGGATGCCGGGGCTGCCCCGGCGCAGACGGTCCCCGCGCCCGCCCACAGCACGGTGACCGCCCGGCTCGACGGACGTGGCGGCAGCTGGCCCGTCCAGGACGGCGAGTCGCTTCTGGAGACGGTGCTGCGCAACCGATCCGACGCGCCCTACGCCTGCAAGGGCGGGGTGTGCGGGACCTGCCGGGCCTTCCTGGTCTCCGGCGAGGTGCGCATGGACCGCAACTTCGCGCTGGAGCCGGAGGAGACGCAGGCGGGCTATGTACTGGCGTGCCAGTCGCATCCGGTGACAGAGAAGGTGGAACTGGACTTCGACAGGTAG
- a CDS encoding HTTM domain-containing protein — translation MNRFALAVSTGIARVTETALGPYQTAMIRIGFSATWLLFLLREFPHRQELYGPDGPWNWNLAEQLISINGAFTALMWSDGRFWFETVYVLAVLSSLLVLLGWRTRAMSVLFMVGVLSLQNRSIFMGDGGDNVLHLMCIYLVFTRCGQVWSLDERRARRTRAARARGEHVVDRAGPALWGVLGLVLVSVAFLGKLNGDWFVPALLWGLWSAQALWWAVGRFARSGQPRIMLDVIANIVHNGALLVIMAEACLIYATAGWYKIQGSRWQDGTAVYYPLHLESFSPWPALADLLSAHGVMVMLVTYGTVAVQVAFPFTLFNRRVKNILLAAMITEHAVIAVVLGLPFFSLAMIAADSVFLPTSFLRRLGDGAARARGRLWARFAGGGGPGPELPRQHGSKRQQVHQGQPGPQQGAPKEPGSVRTPGPVGGPGADPGDPENPDHTHVGFPA, via the coding sequence GTGAACCGATTCGCCCTGGCGGTGTCGACCGGCATCGCGCGCGTCACCGAGACCGCTCTCGGTCCCTACCAGACCGCGATGATCCGCATCGGCTTCAGCGCGACCTGGCTGCTGTTCCTGCTGCGTGAGTTCCCGCACCGTCAGGAGCTGTACGGCCCGGACGGTCCCTGGAACTGGAACCTCGCCGAGCAGCTGATATCGATCAACGGCGCGTTCACGGCCCTGATGTGGTCGGACGGCCGGTTCTGGTTCGAGACCGTCTACGTGCTGGCCGTCCTGTCGAGCCTGCTGGTGCTGCTCGGCTGGCGCACGCGCGCGATGTCCGTGCTCTTCATGGTCGGTGTGCTCTCGCTGCAGAACCGCAGCATCTTCATGGGCGACGGCGGCGACAACGTCCTGCATCTGATGTGCATCTATCTCGTCTTCACGCGCTGCGGCCAGGTCTGGTCCCTGGATGAGCGGCGGGCCCGGCGCACGCGGGCGGCACGCGCGCGTGGGGAGCATGTGGTGGACCGGGCCGGTCCGGCCCTGTGGGGCGTCCTCGGGCTCGTGCTGGTGTCGGTGGCCTTCCTGGGGAAGCTGAACGGCGACTGGTTCGTCCCGGCGCTTCTGTGGGGCCTGTGGTCGGCGCAGGCCCTGTGGTGGGCGGTCGGACGGTTCGCCCGGTCCGGCCAGCCGCGGATCATGCTCGACGTCATCGCCAACATCGTCCACAACGGCGCCCTGCTCGTGATCATGGCCGAGGCCTGTCTGATCTACGCGACGGCGGGCTGGTACAAGATCCAGGGCTCCCGTTGGCAGGACGGTACCGCCGTCTACTACCCCCTCCATCTGGAGTCCTTCTCGCCGTGGCCCGCCCTCGCCGACCTGCTGTCGGCGCACGGCGTCATGGTGATGCTGGTGACCTACGGCACGGTCGCCGTGCAGGTCGCGTTCCCGTTCACGCTGTTCAACCGGCGGGTGAAGAACATCCTGCTGGCCGCGATGATCACCGAGCACGCCGTGATCGCGGTCGTCCTCGGCCTGCCGTTCTTCTCGCTGGCGATGATCGCCGCCGACTCGGTCTTCCTGCCGACGTCCTTCCTTCGCCGGCTCGGCGACGGGGCCGCACGCGCGCGTGGCCGCCTGTGGGCGCGCTTCGCGGGCGGGGGCGGCCCGGGTCCGGAGCTGCCCCGACAGCACGGTTCGAAGCGGCAACAGGTTCACCAGGGGCAACCGGGCCCCCAGCAGGGCGCACCGAAGGAGCCGGGATCCGTGCGGACCCCGGGGCCCGTCGGCGGCCCTGGCGCCGACCCCGGCGACCCCGAGAACCCCGATCACACGCACGTAGGCTTCCCGGCATGA
- the paaB gene encoding 1,2-phenylacetyl-CoA epoxidase subunit PaaB, which translates to MTNTDWPLWEVFVRSRRGLSHTHAGSLHAPDAEFALRNARDLYTRRGEGVSIWVIPSSAITASSPDEKDPFFEPSADKPYRHPTFYEIPEGVKHL; encoded by the coding sequence ATGACGAACACCGACTGGCCCCTGTGGGAGGTTTTCGTGCGCTCGCGCCGCGGCCTCTCCCACACCCACGCCGGCAGCCTGCACGCCCCGGACGCGGAGTTCGCCCTGCGCAACGCACGCGATCTGTACACCCGGCGCGGCGAGGGCGTCTCGATCTGGGTGATCCCCTCGTCCGCGATCACCGCCTCCTCGCCCGACGAGAAGGACCCGTTCTTCGAGCCGTCCGCCGACAAGCCGTACCGGCACCCGACGTTCTACGAGATCCCGGAGGGGGTGAAGCACCTGTGA
- the paaN gene encoding phenylacetic acid degradation protein PaaN: protein MAAELTVHQLIAKHRPTLDQALEAIRTRAYWSPHPEHPKAYGEHGSLDMAAGKAAFDALLGTRLDLVQPGTDDFVGGEVSPYGIELGVEYPHADVDVLLPAMKAGQKAWRDAGAEIRAVVCLEILKRISDRTHEFAHAVMHTSGQAFMMAFQAGGPHAQDRGLEAVAYAYVEQVRTPDTAEWTKPQGKRDPLALTKQFTPVPRGIGLVIGCNTFPTWNGYPGLFASLATGNAVLVKPHPRAVLPLALTVQVARDVLSEAGFDPNLVALTAERPGEGIAKTLATRPEIRIIDYTGSTAFGDWLEANARQAQVYTEKAGVNSVLVESADDYKGMLTNLAFSLSLYSGQMCTTPQNLLIPRDGIRTDEGPKTFDEVVADLARSVDGLLGDDARANALLGAIVNPDVKARLEAAAGLGEVALASREIANPEFPGAVVRTPVVVKLDGAKPDDEAAYMSECFGPVSFAVAVDSASDAVELLRRTIREKGAMTVGAYTTDEEVEQAVQEVCLEEAAQLSLNLVGGVYVNQTAAFSDFHGSGGNPAANAALCDGAFVANRFRVVEVRREA from the coding sequence ATGGCCGCCGAACTGACCGTCCACCAGCTGATCGCCAAGCACCGGCCCACCCTCGACCAGGCCCTCGAAGCGATCCGCACCCGCGCGTACTGGTCCCCGCACCCGGAGCATCCCAAGGCCTACGGCGAGCACGGCAGCCTCGACATGGCGGCGGGCAAGGCAGCCTTCGACGCCCTCCTGGGCACCCGCCTCGACCTCGTCCAGCCCGGCACGGACGACTTCGTGGGCGGTGAGGTCTCGCCGTACGGCATCGAGCTGGGCGTCGAGTACCCGCACGCGGACGTGGACGTGCTGCTGCCCGCGATGAAGGCGGGCCAGAAGGCGTGGCGGGACGCGGGTGCGGAGATCCGCGCGGTGGTGTGCCTGGAGATCCTCAAGCGGATCAGCGACCGGACCCACGAGTTCGCCCATGCGGTCATGCACACCAGCGGCCAGGCGTTCATGATGGCGTTCCAGGCCGGCGGCCCGCACGCGCAGGACCGCGGTCTGGAGGCGGTGGCGTACGCATACGTCGAGCAGGTCCGCACACCCGACACCGCGGAGTGGACCAAGCCGCAGGGCAAGCGCGACCCGCTCGCGCTCACCAAGCAGTTCACGCCGGTCCCGCGCGGGATCGGCCTGGTCATCGGCTGCAACACCTTCCCGACGTGGAACGGCTATCCGGGCCTGTTCGCCTCCCTGGCCACCGGCAACGCGGTCCTGGTGAAGCCCCACCCGCGCGCGGTGCTGCCGCTCGCGCTCACGGTCCAGGTCGCGCGGGACGTCCTGAGCGAGGCCGGCTTCGACCCGAACCTGGTGGCGCTCACCGCCGAGCGCCCCGGCGAGGGCATCGCGAAGACCCTGGCCACTCGCCCGGAGATCCGGATCATCGACTACACCGGCTCGACGGCGTTCGGCGACTGGCTGGAGGCCAACGCCCGTCAGGCGCAGGTCTACACGGAGAAGGCCGGCGTCAACTCGGTGCTCGTGGAGTCGGCCGACGACTACAAGGGGATGCTCACCAACCTGGCCTTCTCGTTGTCGCTGTACAGCGGCCAGATGTGCACGACCCCGCAGAACCTGCTGATCCCCCGGGACGGCATCCGCACCGACGAGGGTCCCAAGACCTTCGACGAGGTCGTCGCCGACCTGGCCCGCTCCGTCGACGGCCTCCTCGGCGACGACGCGCGCGCGAACGCCCTGCTGGGCGCGATCGTCAACCCGGACGTGAAGGCCCGCCTGGAGGCCGCGGCGGGGTTGGGAGAAGTCGCCCTGGCGTCGCGGGAGATCGCCAACCCGGAGTTCCCGGGCGCGGTCGTCCGCACCCCCGTCGTCGTCAAGCTGGACGGAGCCAAGCCGGACGACGAGGCCGCCTACATGAGCGAGTGCTTCGGGCCGGTGTCCTTCGCCGTAGCGGTGGACTCGGCTTCCGACGCGGTCGAGTTGCTGCGCCGGACGATTCGCGAGAAGGGCGCCATGACGGTCGGCGCGTACACCACCGACGAGGAGGTCGAACAGGCCGTCCAGGAGGTCTGCCTGGAGGAGGCGGCCCAGTTGTCGCTGAACCTCGTGGGCGGGGTCTACGTCAACCAGACGGCCGCGTTCTCCGACTTCCACGGATCGGGGGGCAACCCCGCGGCGAACGCCGCGCTGTGCGACGGGGCGTTCGTCGCGAACCGGTTCCGGGTGGTCGAGGTGCGCCGGGAGGCCTAG
- a CDS encoding TrmH family RNA methyltransferase, whose product MTGPDPVSLWHRLADTSVLLDGFHALKHAVRFGADVPVAVAVDRGAALALAEELAPDVRDTLDALLTQVPESVYASLVPRPHPTAVAALAVRPSRAAHLEKLAHTPRTAPVVVLDNPRNLGNAGAVIRLAAGFGVTGVVTTGTLDPWHPTVVRAGAGLHFATAVERLAVAELPPGPVFALDPEGDDIRGVKLPDDAVLAFGSERSGLSPELRARAGHLVALPMRAQVSSYNLATSVAMTLYHWSLGGS is encoded by the coding sequence ATGACCGGTCCCGATCCCGTGAGCCTGTGGCACCGGCTCGCCGACACCTCCGTGCTGCTCGACGGCTTCCACGCCCTCAAGCACGCCGTGCGCTTCGGGGCCGACGTCCCGGTGGCGGTCGCCGTCGACCGGGGCGCCGCGCTCGCCCTGGCCGAGGAGCTGGCGCCGGACGTACGGGACACCCTGGACGCGCTGCTGACACAGGTCCCCGAGTCGGTGTACGCGTCCCTCGTGCCGCGTCCGCACCCGACGGCGGTGGCGGCCCTGGCCGTACGACCGTCCAGGGCCGCCCATCTCGAGAAGCTGGCACACACGCCGCGTACCGCCCCCGTCGTGGTCCTCGACAATCCACGCAACCTCGGCAACGCCGGGGCCGTGATCCGGCTGGCCGCGGGCTTCGGGGTGACCGGCGTGGTCACCACGGGCACGCTCGACCCCTGGCACCCGACGGTCGTACGCGCAGGCGCGGGCCTGCACTTCGCGACCGCGGTGGAGCGCCTGGCCGTCGCCGAGCTGCCGCCCGGCCCGGTGTTCGCCCTGGACCCGGAGGGCGACGACATCCGGGGCGTGAAGCTCCCGGACGACGCCGTCCTCGCCTTCGGCTCGGAGCGCAGCGGGCTGTCGCCCGAACTCCGCGCGCGTGCCGGTCATCTGGTGGCGCTGCCGATGCGCGCCCAGGTCTCCAGCTACAACCTGGCGACAAGCGTGGCGATGACGCTCTACCACTGGAGCCTCGGCGGGTCCTAG
- the paaC gene encoding 1,2-phenylacetyl-CoA epoxidase subunit PaaC codes for MSTPETTAAPAPSPIPTAAALALGDDALVLSHRLGEWAGHAPVLEEEVALANIALDLLGQARLLLSMAGDEDELAYLREERAFRNLQLVEQQNGDFAHTIVRQLYFSTYQHLLYAELAAGDGPFAPLAAKAVKEVAYHRDHAEQWTLRLGDGTEESHERTRRACEALWRFTGEMFQPVEGVDVDRERMEAAWLASVGEVLRRATLTVPEGPRTGAWAAGAGRQGLHTESFGRMLAEMQHLHRSHPGASW; via the coding sequence GTGAGCACACCTGAGACGACGGCTGCTCCCGCACCCTCCCCGATTCCCACTGCGGCCGCCCTGGCTCTCGGCGACGACGCACTGGTGCTCTCGCACCGCCTGGGCGAGTGGGCGGGCCACGCCCCCGTCCTGGAGGAGGAGGTCGCCCTCGCCAACATCGCCCTGGACCTGCTCGGCCAGGCCCGACTGCTGCTGTCCATGGCCGGCGACGAGGACGAACTGGCGTATCTGCGTGAGGAGCGCGCCTTCCGCAACCTCCAGCTGGTGGAGCAGCAGAACGGCGACTTCGCCCACACCATCGTCCGACAGCTCTACTTCTCCACCTACCAGCACCTGCTCTACGCCGAACTGGCCGCGGGCGACGGTCCCTTCGCCCCGCTCGCCGCGAAGGCCGTCAAGGAGGTCGCCTACCACCGCGACCACGCCGAGCAGTGGACCCTGCGGCTGGGTGACGGCACCGAGGAGAGTCATGAGCGGACCCGGCGGGCGTGCGAGGCGCTGTGGCGGTTCACCGGCGAGATGTTCCAGCCGGTGGAGGGAGTGGACGTCGACCGGGAGCGCATGGAAGCCGCCTGGCTCGCGTCCGTGGGTGAAGTCCTTCGCCGGGCCACCCTGACCGTCCCCGAAGGGCCGCGCACGGGCGCGTGGGCCGCCGGGGCGGGACGACAGGGCCTGCACACCGAATCCTTCGGGCGGATGCTCGCCGAGATGCAGCACCTGCACCGCAGTCACCCGGGGGCGTCATGGTGA
- a CDS encoding DUF5819 family protein has translation MDAYDGGSNARRQPGAPSEPGDVPEPQRPDGPDGAERTQAPDAPAAPSQPRAQSPAPAGEPAEVPPTAPDPYVESTGTRPSDPDAIRQAPAPAAAAPAPYGDPHPPTGVAALSLRYQIGVVLALAVVAVAVCVHIGMVFLHVAPQNTVTKQHGRAVDDWVYPEFEQNWKLFAPNPLQLNIAVQVRARIRSADGGSRTSGWYDLSAQDGRAIDGNPLPSHTQQNELRRSWDLFVATHDADNRPVGLRGTLSETYLRRIVVLRLERDDATARGDVLVSVQVRSRTTNVPPPKWSEEKVSVQPVYRELPWWAVTADDTEGSAP, from the coding sequence ATGGACGCGTACGACGGAGGCTCGAACGCCCGGCGGCAACCGGGCGCCCCGAGCGAGCCGGGTGATGTCCCTGAGCCACAGAGGCCGGACGGGCCTGACGGGGCGGAGAGGACGCAAGCGCCGGATGCGCCGGCCGCGCCCTCTCAGCCGCGGGCGCAGTCGCCCGCACCGGCTGGTGAGCCCGCCGAGGTGCCGCCGACCGCGCCGGATCCGTACGTCGAGTCCACGGGCACGCGGCCCTCCGACCCCGATGCGATACGCCAGGCCCCAGCCCCAGCCGCGGCAGCCCCCGCCCCCTACGGCGACCCCCACCCCCCTACCGGTGTGGCCGCTCTCTCCCTCCGCTATCAGATCGGTGTCGTCCTGGCGCTCGCCGTCGTGGCCGTCGCCGTCTGTGTGCACATCGGGATGGTGTTCTTGCACGTCGCGCCGCAGAACACGGTGACCAAGCAGCACGGCAGGGCGGTCGACGACTGGGTCTACCCGGAGTTCGAGCAGAACTGGAAGCTCTTCGCGCCGAACCCGCTACAGCTGAACATCGCGGTGCAGGTCCGGGCCCGGATACGCAGCGCTGACGGCGGCAGCCGTACGAGCGGGTGGTACGACCTGTCCGCCCAGGACGGACGCGCCATAGACGGCAATCCGCTGCCCAGCCACACCCAGCAGAACGAGCTGCGGCGCTCCTGGGACCTGTTCGTCGCCACGCACGACGCCGACAACCGCCCGGTCGGCCTGCGGGGCACCCTGTCCGAGACCTATTTGCGCCGCATCGTGGTGCTGCGCCTGGAGCGCGACGACGCGACCGCGCGGGGCGACGTCCTCGTGAGCGTCCAGGTCCGCTCCAGGACCACGAACGTGCCCCCGCCGAAGTGGAGCGAGGAGAAGGTCTCGGTGCAGCCGGTCTACCGCGAGCTGCCCTGGTGGGCCGTGACGGCGGACGACACCGAGGGGAGCGCCCCGTGA
- the paaA gene encoding 1,2-phenylacetyl-CoA epoxidase subunit PaaA, whose amino-acid sequence MATAAAHQTVSTQTYGAQGAAGDTDAYESDFDAAVAADERIEPRDWMPDAYRATLVRQIAQHAHSEIIGMQPEANWITRAPSLRRKAILMAKVQDEAGHGLYLYSAAETLGTGRDELLDKLHSGRQKYSSIFNYPTLTWADVGAIGWLVDGAAITNQVPLCRCSYGPYARAMVRICKEESFHQRQGYELLLALSNGTPEQHAMAQDAVDRWWWPSLMMFGPPDDESAHSAQSMAWKIKRHSNDELRQRFVDICVPQAESLGLTLPDPDLRWNEERGHHDFGPIDWTEFREVLKGNGPCNEQRITQRRRAHEEGAWVREAAAAYAAKHTGETGATRA is encoded by the coding sequence ATGGCGACAGCAGCCGCGCACCAGACGGTGAGCACACAGACGTACGGCGCTCAGGGCGCCGCCGGCGACACAGACGCGTACGAGAGCGACTTCGACGCAGCCGTGGCCGCCGACGAGCGCATCGAGCCGCGCGACTGGATGCCCGACGCCTACCGCGCGACCCTCGTCCGCCAGATCGCGCAGCACGCGCACTCCGAGATCATCGGCATGCAGCCGGAGGCGAACTGGATCACCCGCGCGCCCTCCCTGCGCCGCAAGGCCATCCTGATGGCCAAGGTGCAGGACGAGGCGGGGCACGGCCTCTACCTCTACAGCGCGGCGGAAACCCTCGGCACCGGCCGCGACGAGCTCCTCGACAAGCTCCACTCCGGCCGCCAGAAGTACTCCTCGATCTTCAACTATCCGACCCTGACCTGGGCGGACGTCGGCGCGATCGGCTGGCTGGTGGACGGCGCCGCGATCACCAACCAGGTCCCGCTGTGCCGCTGCTCCTACGGCCCGTACGCGCGCGCGATGGTCCGCATCTGCAAGGAGGAGTCCTTCCATCAGCGCCAGGGGTACGAGCTGCTGCTGGCCCTGAGCAACGGCACGCCCGAGCAGCACGCGATGGCCCAGGACGCGGTGGACCGGTGGTGGTGGCCGTCCCTGATGATGTTCGGCCCGCCCGACGACGAGTCCGCGCACTCCGCGCAGTCGATGGCCTGGAAGATCAAGCGTCATTCCAACGACGAGCTGCGGCAGCGCTTCGTCGACATCTGCGTTCCCCAGGCCGAGTCCCTGGGTCTCACGCTCCCCGACCCGGACCTGCGGTGGAACGAGGAGCGCGGGCACCACGACTTCGGCCCGATCGACTGGACGGAGTTCCGGGAGGTCCTCAAGGGCAACGGACCGTGCAACGAGCAGCGGATCACCCAGCGCCGTCGGGCGCACGAAGAGGGCGCCTGGGTGCGGGAGGCGGCCGCGGCCTACGCGGCGAAGCACACCGGCGAGACAGGAGCGACGCGCGCATGA